The Syntrophorhabdaceae bacterium region GGTCAATTCGACCGGTTCTTTCACACGAAGGAAGCGCCTGCGGCATAGATAAGGCGCCTATTTCTCCTTACCAAGGTCACGCTCACAGGGCCTTTTCTATGCTCTTTTTGTCTTTTAAAGCGTTGAAAAACTTGCTATAATAAGGCCATGCGTATACTCTGTCTTGATGTAGGGGAGAAGAAGATAGGTATATCCCTATCCGACCCCACCTTCAGTATAGCCCAGGGGTTGAAGGTTTATAGGCGCGCTACCACCGAGAACGACATAGGGGAGCTTAAGGAACTTGTGAAGGAGTATGAGGTGGGCGAAATCGTGGTCGGTCTTCCCAAGGACCTAAGTGGCGCGCTCGGCAAGAAGGCCCGCGAAGTCATGAATTTTGCGGAAGAAATCAGGAAGGATATCCCCGTGGACGTGACCTATTGGGACGAACGGTTCACCACCAACGAGGCCCACAGAATATTTGATATGGCAGAAGTCAGCCACAAGAAAAGACGGCCATTCCTCGACGTGATGGCTTCTCAGATCATACTTCAAGGATACCTTGATGCCCGCAAGAGGTGATAGGAAGGTACTCGTTATTGCGCTTTCCATTCTGCTTGTCTTTCAGACGATTATCTTTGCAAGTGTCCCGGGTGCTTTGGACGAGTCACGTATCAATGTCGTGGTAAAAAGCGGGACGAGTCTTTATGGTATAGCGCGCATGCTCAAAGACGAAGGGATGATCTACTCGACTAACCTTTTCGTTCTTGCTTCCCTTCTCTACGGGGGTAAGCTCAAGGCTGGAGAGTACGAAGTAAGCAAAGATATGTCCACCTTACAGATCGTGAGGAAGATGGCGCACAGCGAAAGGAATGTTTATACCCTCAAGATCGTTCAGGGATATAATATATACACCGTGGCCGATGCAATAGCAGAAAACAGGATCATGGAAAAACAGGAGTTCCTTCGCCTCTGCCGGGACCGAATCTTCCTTAAAAACCTGGGCATCAACGCGGACTCGCTCGAAGGATACCTTTCCCCGGACACGTACTATTACAGCAGGGA contains the following coding sequences:
- the mltG gene encoding endolytic transglycosylase MltG encodes the protein MPARGDRKVLVIALSILLVFQTIIFASVPGALDESRINVVVKSGTSLYGIARMLKDEGMIYSTNLFVLASLLYGGKLKAGEYEVSKDMSTLQIVRKMAHSERNVYTLKIVQGYNIYTVADAIAENRIMEKQEFLRLCRDRIFLKNLGINADSLEGYLSPDTYYYSREIDADKFIEKIAQRTLRFFEKADVRERMRAENLDVNQTLTLASMIEKEAKMSTEKPLISAVFHNRLQRGMSFDSDPTVIYGTKAFGSPITKADLITYTPYNTYTFRGFPKGPICNPDTTSIMAVLYPAPVDYLYFVSKNDGTHVFSKDMNEHNKYVAMYQKSKSAKK
- the ruvX gene encoding Holliday junction resolvase RuvX, with translation MRILCLDVGEKKIGISLSDPTFSIAQGLKVYRRATTENDIGELKELVKEYEVGEIVVGLPKDLSGALGKKAREVMNFAEEIRKDIPVDVTYWDERFTTNEAHRIFDMAEVSHKKRRPFLDVMASQIILQGYLDARKR